One Keratinibaculum paraultunense genomic window carries:
- the fmt gene encoding methionyl-tRNA formyltransferase, with amino-acid sequence MDIVFMGSPEFAVPTLESLYNEGHNILLVVTQKDRPKGRGKKLLPTPVKEKALELNLDIYQPEHINSDESINKIKALNPDCIVVTAYGQILKKDILDIPKYGCINVHASLLPKYRGAAPINWAIIKGEKETGVTIMEMDEGLDTGDILKARAIPIEECDDSQTIHDKLSVLGGQLIIETLEDLKNDKIVKIPQDDSLATYAPMLSKKIGKIDWNDNGEKIINLIRGLKPWPSAYTIYKGKNVKIHKAKKIEKFSDADNGVVVKVSDEGIFVNCSDSCIVIEVLQFPGKRKLHVSEYLKGNEFDVNIRLN; translated from the coding sequence TTGGATATAGTATTTATGGGTTCACCAGAATTTGCAGTTCCTACTTTGGAATCCTTGTATAATGAAGGGCATAATATTTTATTAGTGGTAACGCAAAAAGATAGACCAAAAGGAAGAGGCAAAAAGCTATTGCCTACACCTGTTAAAGAAAAAGCTTTAGAATTAAATTTAGATATTTATCAACCAGAACATATTAATTCTGATGAATCAATTAATAAAATAAAAGCATTAAACCCAGATTGTATTGTAGTTACTGCATATGGACAAATATTGAAGAAAGATATATTAGATATTCCTAAATATGGATGTATAAATGTTCATGCATCTCTTCTTCCTAAATATAGAGGGGCAGCACCTATTAATTGGGCTATTATTAAAGGCGAAAAGGAGACAGGGGTTACGATAATGGAAATGGATGAAGGTTTGGATACAGGAGATATATTAAAAGCTAGAGCTATACCTATTGAAGAATGTGATGATTCTCAAACTATCCACGATAAGCTTTCTGTATTAGGTGGGCAACTTATTATAGAAACTTTAGAAGATTTAAAAAATGATAAAATAGTAAAGATACCACAAGATGACAGTTTAGCAACCTATGCACCTATGTTATCTAAAAAAATTGGTAAAATTGATTGGAATGATAATGGTGAAAAAATTATCAATTTGATAAGAGGTTTAAAACCCTGGCCTTCTGCATATACAATATATAAAGGTAAAAATGTAAAAATTCATAAGGCTAAAAAAATTGAAAAATTTTCGGATGCAGATAATGGAGTTGTTGTGAAGGTTTCAGATGAAGGAATATTTGTAAATTGTTCAGACAGTTGTATAGTTATTGAAGTTTTACAGTTTCCAGGAAAAAGGAAACTTCATGTTTCAGAATATTTGAAAGGGAATGAATTTGATGTTAATATAAGATTAAATTAA
- the def gene encoding peptide deformylase: protein MAIRQIRYYGDPLLRKVSRKITKIDDRIKILLEDMLDTMYKEEGVGLAAPQVGVLRRAIVIDIGDGPLKLINPEIIYEEGEDIDVEGCLSVPNKVGKVKRPEKVKVKYLDISGEENIIEGIGLLAKVLCHEIDHLDGILFIDKMIEEVVAENEE, encoded by the coding sequence ATGGCAATAAGACAAATTAGATATTATGGTGATCCACTATTAAGAAAGGTATCACGAAAAATAACTAAAATAGATGATAGAATAAAAATATTATTAGAAGATATGTTAGATACTATGTATAAAGAGGAAGGAGTTGGATTAGCTGCGCCTCAAGTAGGAGTTTTAAGAAGAGCTATTGTAATAGATATAGGGGATGGGCCTTTAAAATTAATAAATCCTGAGATAATATATGAAGAAGGCGAAGATATAGATGTTGAAGGATGTTTAAGTGTTCCAAATAAAGTTGGAAAAGTAAAAAGACCTGAAAAAGTTAAAGTAAAATATTTAGATATATCAGGGGAAGAAAATATAATTGAAGGGATTGGGTTGTTAGCAAAAGTTCTTTGTCATGAAATTGACCATCTTGATGGGATATTATTTATTGATAAGATGATAGAGGAAGTTGTAGCTGAAAATGAGGAATAG